GCTTTGGCTCCTCCTATGGAGGCGGCACCATGCGTAGTCGATCTAGTGATTTTGGTGGAGGCCGTTCTGGTGGCTATGGAAATAAGAGCAGCAAGTTTGATCGAGAAGGCGCTTCATCTTCTGTTCGAACAGGTGGATACGGTGTAACTGGTTCAGGAAGATCAAGGGGTGGCTTTAGTGGACCTAGCTCAGGCCGCTCCAGAAAGTTTGGTGGTGGTTCAGGAGACACACGAGGCTCAAAACGTTTGGGTGGTTTCCGTAACTTTGGTAGTTTTGGAAGCTCCAAAAGTTCAAATCGGTCGACTAACTTTGCAGAAGAGTTGGGTTCAGGCCGTTCTAGAAGATTTGGAGATTCGGATTATGACCGAAACACCCCTTCAAGCCGTTTTGATGACTTCGGAGATGACAAAGATAGTGGGGAATGGTGATCAGAGTCGGGGAAGGAACCATTTCTAACTCCGTTGCAAGGCAAGTTTCATTCTCCAATACCTGTAGATACTACTGAACATAAAATGTTGAAAAGAAGATTAAAAAAGCTAAGTCTATAGGATGTTAAGCTAGCGTGCGGTTTATTATTGGGTCTGTCATGATGCACATATTGGAGGGACTGCTCCTTGAATAGTTTTTGTAGTTGTGGGAAGAATTCTTTCAGAAGGACATAAAACATGTTGCAGCTGATGAATTATTCCAAAGATACTGCAGTCAACTCACATTGGTTGATATGATGCTATTAGGCCCACCAACATATGCATGTGATTGTTTTGACTACTATGCTGCATTTCATTGTACTTAGGACCAGAAAAATTTAGGGGGCGGGGATATTACAGTCAAACCTCTCTATAACATCATTTGTTCCGATATCTTTTTGGATGCTATAACAAAAAATGATGTTTACCAAACatataacataacatgaaaGATCGGTTCCACTAAAAACATGGTTATTAATAGTGAAATGTTGTTTAGAGGTCCTGTATATTTCTTGTCTGATGTATAATACCAGAAGCAAAGAATGATCTGATAATATCATGCTGCCTCCATCATAGGAAGCTCCTAAGGTTTTAATAATATCATGCTGCCTCCATCATAGGAAGCTCCTAAGGTTTTAACCGAAGGATTATATTCTCACGTAATGGCTTTGGTTGATTCAGGAGATGTGGCCATTCAatagatgatgatgaagatgaaCTCCGATGTGTGAAGTGTATGTGTTGATTATCAGGTGCTGTAGTTAGAGTATCAGCATCTACACAAGATGCTATAACTCATTACATTATAAAATAACACTTCAACATCTACTTGGTCTCGAAAGGCACCTACATGCTTATATGTAATCGATAGCTACCAAGTTCTCATCATTACTGGCATTGTATTTCTTCGCTTTATGTTTATAATTCTTTGATCTCAAGCTTGGGATGAATATTTTTTGCAAAAGATCATGTTGGCACTTGCTAGTAGTACCTAGTGTTTGTAATGTTCTGATTTCAGTATAAATTTTGTACAAGCCTAGACCTTATTTATTAACCATTTTATGAGGATGTATTGAATTATTGAATCAACAGGTGAAAAAGGTTACAATGGAAAGTGTATTTAGTTTATGTTTTGCACTTGGAAATAGTGATTTTTCTAAACTATTATAGACTTCATAGTGTTATTCTGGACATTTCAAACAGTATCATTAGAACAAATAAGCTATTTCTTTCAAATCTTAAAAAAATGTATTAGCTTACTTAAAACATACATTAAAAATGCCCATCAACAAGGAAAAACTATTACTAGAGAGCTGCTATGTTTTGATAAAAGAGATCAATATGCTAATTTATATAGCTTTTCAACAAGTGAACAAAATTGCCAGTAAAATGTTCATAATCCTAGTTTTTGTTAGATTGACCAATGAATGAATTGATCTTCTAGTGCTACCAAAATCACTGGAATAAAAACAACTTTGTTCATAAACTTGATGTTGATCTGCTTTGTTGACTAAAGCTCTTTGCCTAGTTCACCAGTTCTGCAATTCAGCTTGGCTGAACATATCAGTATTGCAATGCCTCGACGTTTAGCGCACAATAGTTCTGCTGTTTTTCTTTGTAACAGCTTCAAGAAGCTTGTACATCCATCCATCTAGCATACCtattacacaaaacaaataCCAACATATCAGTATGTTTGACTACATATTGAAGATTTCTGATAGAGGCTGACTAACAGTTAGATTTCTTCTGCAAGAAGCAATTTACGAGGGAAATGCCAGTCAAGAAAAAACTTTAACAAAGTTCAAACAGAGATTCCTTGCATGAGAACAGGGAAAAAGAGATTCAAACACTTGCTTGAGACTATTGGAGAAGGATTTCCCCCTAGGAAATAGCATTCAGCTCTTGATTTATGGGTAATCAGGAAGAACAAAGACAAGCCCAAGACTCAAAGTTTCTCATACCAAACATTGCTCAACATTTATCGTGCACCTGGGGAAATGATTTTTCACTTCTTCACAGTTATTCAAGTCAACAGCCTTCGGTTCAATTAAATGAGGAGCAGGGACTTATGGCTTATCAGTGGTTTTCACCTTAATTAAACCACACAGCTAAGTATTAAAGGCAAACCTGTCAAGGCAAATGTCCCACCCAAAACTGCACAGAGCCGAGTGATAAAGTGCAGAAAACTGCGACGTTCTTCTCTGATGGTCACGGTAATTGGTGACAGATCATATAAGAAGTACACAGCTGCATAAAGTAGCAAAAGACACTCAGTGAACAATGAAATACAGCAAGAGGAAAAGGGAGAAGGAGAACAGAGACTCACCTGGCCATGTCCGTTCAAAATCATGGATGGGAGAAAAGTACTCCGTTACAGAAAATTGATTAGTCGGTAAAACTTCTTTTGATATATATCTATATTCAGTTGGAACAACCTATATGACAAAAACCAGAACGTAAAAATAAGGAAGCACGAGAGTACGTCCAAGAGATTAAAAAATCATTGTGACTCAACACTTATCTTCCCCTCAAAGTAAAACAACAAGGAAATCCAGTTAAGCCAATCTGGATGCATGTTTCATCAAATGTTTCTTGTCAACACTGTTAGATTGTGTGAACCGTCTCATCTAGTCTAATTTTGTTATAAAGGAGACGTACCTATTTCAAGTCTACAACACACTTCTCAtgccttcattttttttctttatccaAACACATGGAAATAATTGTGTTGAGTGGCAGTAAGACTTGGATTAAGCTCTCAATTATTTTGTAAATTGTCCCATCTAAGAGTTTAAGTCGCTAGAGAGGAAACacgttatttgtttattttagattCGCAACATACGAAACCCCTAAATGGTTTAGAGGAGGTTGGCCTAGTGGAGGAGATCTTTAACCTCCAACCATGAGGTTACTGGTCCAAGTCATCAAGGAATAAAAAAGTGGTAAAGGGCACTGCTGGCCCATGGGAGAGGATTTCAAAAAGAACAAATCCGCTAATTGTTTTCACTCTGGCTGCTAACAATTGCAGATATTTAGCCTTGGTGAAGAATAAGATAATTAGGTCCCTACAGTAAAGGAAAATAATGCAGGGTTAGGACTTCAATTTGGTTCATATGCCATACAACACGAAATAATCCAGCAAATTACTGAAGCATGCAGCCATAAATACAAGTATGTTTTTTCCATCACTTCAAGAAACTTGGTCAAGGCTCCTTATgttaaaaaaaagatagaaaGAATGGCCAAGGCTGTGTTGTTATGCAATGCATTCAAACAAAACACTAAATTAGATATTCACAAACCTTAATGTAATATTTGAATGTGCCACTAGCTCCACGGAGAATTCGTGATGTTCCGTCTAGCGGGTTGTGAATACCTGGATATTTGGGCCCAAATGATAAATCATGGATAATATGGCTTACATTGACATGAGTAGACCTTTCAAAAATCTGCATTTTCAAAGGATGCAAATAAGAGTGAGCAAATACTCTTTAAGTGAAAAGAGAAAGTAATACTTCAAAGGCTAGTCTTTGTACTTCATAACAtggattaaaataaaaatgaaaatcagCTTCTGAACTCAGACCAACTTAAGAAATATGGCTTGCTAATTTCTCTATACTCGTTTCACAAACTATCTAGAAACTCTCTGTACAACTTAAGAATCATAGATCAAAATACAAGCAAAATCTGAAAAGTAGCTTCAGCACAACCTTCCTTTTGCCGTGTACAAGTACAAAATAACTAGCAAGTTTGATTGAATCAGAGCTTTCACTTTACTTAAACCACCAACATATAACTTGATAGAACACCGGAAGCCGACGAAAAGAACTGTCTAACTCTCACACCTTTGGGAGGGTTATTGCCCAAGTTTCTTAAACAAACTCTTTTTAGCATCTTCCAACTATACCGCCGTAATTTCAAGGATCACAATTGCTCAAACAATTTGACCCGATAGATACCTTAGAATAGGACAAAATTCAATGCAATAGTATACACTTTCCAACAGTAGTGTATTTCcatcaaatctataaaaaaaattataaaatatcaaCAGAGCTGACCATTTGAGCAACAAAAATGTTCAATCCATGAACGGACATGTGGAAATTCCCAGCAACTCGCTGGACATCTAAAGTGCCATACACCTGCACACAACAATGTCATCATCAGTTGGTGCAACACTGCCATCACTTAGTTAGCCAAAGTGGCCACATATTTTAGGCCCAAAGAGAGAAAGATAAtgtgggtgggggtggggggaaATCACAAATACGAGAACAGGCATAATACGAAGCAACCAAAACATACCCTGCAGCCTTCCCCAGTAGCCAATGCTTGCTTAACCTTCTTGATCATATTTTGAGATTCTTCATCAATGCCCTGTAGATGGATCTTGTCTGAATCTTCATTATGTTCTTTGTGCACATCTGGTAAAAGTTGTTACTTAAAACCATGTTATCAATTTGTAGGAGATTAATACTCAATTGTGTTATGCAAGTTAGAGCA
This sequence is a window from Solanum dulcamara chromosome 10, daSolDulc1.2, whole genome shotgun sequence. Protein-coding genes within it:
- the LOC129870300 gene encoding uncharacterized protein LOC129870300, giving the protein MGVKQALRAIDAFPRAEEHLLQKTKFGAFVSVVGLLIMVTLFLHELSYYLNINTVYQMAVDMRRGENLPIHINMTFPSLPCDVLSVDAIDMSGKHEVDLDTNIWKLRLNSDGHITGTEYLSDLVEKEHEAHKHDVHKEHNEDSDKIHLQGIDEESQNMIKKVKQALATGEGCRVYGTLDVQRVAGNFHMSVHGLNIFVAQMIFERSTHVNVSHIIHDLSFGPKYPGIHNPLDGTSRILRGASGTFKYYIKVVPTEYRYISKEVLPTNQFSVTEYFSPIHDFERTWPAVYFLYDLSPITVTIREERRSFLHFITRLCAVLGGTFALTGMLDGWMYKLLEAVTKKNSRTIVR